In Leptodesmis sichuanensis A121, the following are encoded in one genomic region:
- a CDS encoding DUF1868 domain-containing protein has translation MDENFQTYLNRAMRMTLPDTYRSQVQNIQESPKFQWHPEKGLQATPFPGYTIVTPPGHEDDPVNQPLYAELEKFQKQILNHLGAHTFATVPLSSFHLTLADLIWDSAYRHAAEDKEFGAKLRDRIASIFRDCELLSEGKPIRFQAISLMVMTRAVGICLAPTDEASYDRILKFRRALYQNRDLIGLGIEQQYYFTPHITLGYFGKLPPLEERWELGNTFIALNQQWLDGDPQEFYVQRAELRQFEDMTVYRREPDWPTFKF, from the coding sequence TTGGACGAGAATTTTCAGACTTACCTGAACCGGGCGATGCGGATGACATTGCCGGATACCTATCGTTCTCAAGTGCAGAACATTCAGGAATCCCCGAAGTTTCAGTGGCATCCAGAGAAAGGACTGCAGGCGACTCCCTTTCCGGGTTATACCATTGTGACTCCCCCTGGCCATGAGGATGATCCAGTGAATCAGCCTCTATATGCGGAATTAGAAAAATTTCAGAAGCAGATCCTGAACCATCTGGGTGCTCATACCTTTGCGACCGTTCCCCTATCCAGCTTTCATCTGACCCTGGCCGATCTGATCTGGGATAGTGCCTATCGTCATGCAGCAGAAGACAAAGAGTTTGGAGCCAAGCTGCGCGATCGCATTGCCTCCATCTTTCGGGATTGTGAGTTGCTCAGCGAAGGGAAACCGATTCGGTTTCAGGCCATTAGTCTCATGGTGATGACCCGTGCTGTCGGTATTTGTCTGGCCCCCACTGATGAAGCCTCCTACGATCGCATCCTTAAGTTCCGCCGAGCACTCTACCAGAACCGCGACTTAATTGGTTTAGGCATTGAACAGCAGTATTACTTTACTCCTCATATCACCCTCGGTTATTTTGGCAAGCTCCCCCCCCTGGAGGAGCGGTGGGAGCTAGGCAATACCTTTATCGCCTTAAATCAACAGTGGCTGGATGGTGATCCCCAAGAGTTTTATGTTCAACGGGCTGAACTCCGTCAATTTGAAGATATGACTGTTTATCGCCGCGAACCCGACTGGCCCACCTTTAAATTTTGA
- the dcd gene encoding dCTP deaminase, with translation MVSGNMIKNDTWIQEMAAKGMISPFEPQLVRHVDGLPVISYGLSSYGYDLRLSPAEFRIFRHIPGTVVDPKNFSPANLEPAELHSDRNGQYFILPAHSYGLGVALERLEVPENVTVICIGKSTYARTGLIANLTPAEAGWRGYLTLEFSNSSSADCRIYANEGVVQLIFLEGAPCAVSYEARRGKYQDQPEQVTLARV, from the coding sequence ATGGTGAGCGGAAACATGATTAAAAACGATACCTGGATCCAAGAAATGGCCGCCAAGGGGATGATTTCTCCCTTTGAACCTCAATTAGTGCGGCACGTTGATGGACTCCCTGTAATTTCCTATGGCCTGAGCAGCTATGGTTATGACCTGCGACTGTCTCCGGCAGAGTTCCGCATCTTCCGTCATATTCCAGGTACAGTTGTGGATCCTAAAAACTTTAGTCCTGCCAACCTGGAACCCGCTGAACTGCATAGCGATCGCAATGGTCAATACTTCATCCTGCCCGCTCACTCCTACGGTCTGGGAGTAGCCTTAGAGCGGTTAGAAGTCCCAGAAAACGTTACCGTCATTTGTATTGGTAAAAGCACCTATGCCCGTACAGGCTTAATTGCTAATCTCACTCCAGCAGAGGCGGGCTGGCGCGGTTACTTAACCCTGGAATTCTCTAACTCCTCCAGTGCCGATTGCCGGATCTATGCCAATGAGGGTGTTGTTCAATTGATCTTTTTAGAAGGTGCTCCCTGTGCGGTTAGTTACGAAGCACGGCGTGGTAAGTATCAAGACCAACCGGAACAAGTCACTTTGGCGCGAGTGTAG
- a CDS encoding DUF4168 domain-containing protein, with product MINHSLYLRLVHPRPRLLQTIAMGALSALSVISGIVPAEMAQAQPSTTDLEQYKNIAVQIEQQRMQDYAEVKRLMGGTVPESVCQRGDIPPKVREICDRFEKNSRDIIQANGMSVPKFNEITRYCQQSPKPRDCPR from the coding sequence ATGATCAATCACTCTCTATATTTACGTTTAGTCCACCCTCGTCCGCGCTTGCTCCAAACCATAGCGATGGGTGCGCTTTCAGCCCTCAGTGTTATTTCTGGAATTGTTCCGGCTGAGATGGCTCAGGCACAGCCCTCAACAACTGACCTGGAGCAATATAAAAACATTGCGGTTCAAATTGAGCAACAACGTATGCAAGACTACGCTGAAGTGAAACGACTGATGGGAGGAACTGTACCTGAGAGCGTGTGTCAGCGAGGGGATATTCCTCCCAAGGTACGGGAAATTTGCGATCGCTTCGAAAAAAACTCTCGCGACATCATTCAGGCCAATGGGATGAGCGTTCCCAAATTTAACGAAATCACTCGTTACTGTCAGCAAAGCCCAAAACCGAGGGATTGTCCCCGTTAA
- the accD gene encoding acetyl-CoA carboxylase, carboxyltransferase subunit beta gives MSLFDWFANRQKSGPISREHQEREIADGLWAKCEACGVLTYAKDLQANQMVCPECNHHTRVHSDERIRQLIDPNTWMAIDADLYATDPLKFRDRKPYNDRLREMQEKTSLLDAVQTGVGRLDGLPIALGVMDFRFMGGSMGSVVGEKLTRLIERATRERLPVVIVCASGGARMQEGMLSLMQMAKISGALQRLRDARLLYIPVLTHPTTGGVTASFAMLGDIILAEPKATIGFAGRRVVEQTLREKLPEDFQTAEYLLQHGFVDAIVPRTQLKPTLARLIRLHQPVAATHLPPQLAEIRPLSVTTPD, from the coding sequence ATGTCTTTATTTGATTGGTTTGCAAATCGGCAGAAATCCGGCCCAATTAGTCGTGAGCATCAGGAACGGGAAATTGCGGATGGGCTATGGGCAAAGTGTGAGGCGTGCGGAGTCCTCACCTATGCTAAGGATTTACAGGCCAATCAAATGGTCTGCCCAGAGTGTAATCATCACACGCGGGTTCATAGCGACGAACGGATTCGCCAGTTAATTGACCCCAATACCTGGATGGCCATTGATGCCGACTTATATGCCACCGACCCGCTCAAGTTTCGAGATCGTAAACCCTATAACGATCGCCTGCGGGAGATGCAAGAAAAAACCAGTTTGTTGGATGCTGTCCAAACCGGGGTGGGTCGATTAGATGGGTTGCCGATCGCCCTGGGGGTGATGGACTTTCGGTTTATGGGGGGCAGTATGGGATCGGTCGTAGGGGAAAAGCTCACCCGCTTGATTGAACGCGCAACCCGCGAACGACTGCCTGTCGTGATTGTCTGTGCCTCTGGGGGAGCCAGAATGCAGGAAGGTATGCTGAGCCTGATGCAGATGGCCAAAATTTCGGGTGCCCTCCAGCGCTTACGAGATGCGCGGTTGCTTTATATTCCGGTGTTGACCCACCCGACTACCGGCGGAGTCACAGCCAGTTTTGCCATGCTGGGGGATATTATTCTGGCAGAACCCAAAGCCACGATCGGCTTTGCGGGACGACGAGTGGTGGAACAAACCCTGCGAGAAAAGTTGCCGGAGGATTTTCAGACTGCGGAGTATCTGCTGCAACACGGCTTTGTTGATGCGATCGTCCCCCGTACCCAGCTAAAGCCCACCCTGGCCCGCTTAATTCGCTTACATCAACCCGTGGCCGCCACTCACTTACCCCCGCAGTTAGCGGAGATTCGTCCGCTCAGTGTCACCACTCCTGACTAG
- a CDS encoding AAA family ATPase, producing the protein MDREFFTFNSFTHLPTHPSTHLPIHLIPLIILIGLPGSGKSSFAQCLQARPGWRLISTDAIRSHLFGDEAIQGPWLKVWSEVGREFREAARSIQQGEAREAVYDATNVVRKSRREAIALARESGFTHLTGIWLNEPLEVCLQRNQQRDRQVPEAVIERMNRRLWGAPPSIQEGFDCLIEMRSGFRYVDREFGCPRTTPD; encoded by the coding sequence GTGGACAGAGAATTTTTCACGTTTAACTCATTCACCCATCTACCCACCCACCCATCTACTCACCTACCCATCCACCTCATTCCCCTGATCATCCTCATCGGACTTCCAGGTAGCGGTAAGTCTTCCTTTGCTCAATGCTTACAAGCCCGTCCGGGGTGGCGGCTAATTTCAACCGATGCCATTCGATCGCATCTATTTGGGGATGAAGCCATCCAAGGTCCGTGGCTGAAAGTCTGGAGCGAGGTTGGCCGAGAATTTCGGGAAGCGGCTCGATCAATTCAGCAAGGCGAGGCGAGAGAGGCGGTTTATGATGCGACGAATGTCGTGCGGAAGTCTCGTCGAGAGGCAATCGCCCTGGCCCGTGAATCCGGCTTTACCCATCTCACAGGCATCTGGCTGAACGAGCCGTTGGAGGTCTGTTTGCAGCGAAACCAACAGCGCGATCGCCAGGTTCCAGAGGCTGTCATTGAACGGATGAATCGCCGTCTCTGGGGTGCTCCACCTTCCATTCAGGAAGGCTTTGATTGTTTGATTGAAATGCGATCGGGTTTCCGGTATGTGGATCGTGAATTCGGATGCCCCAGGACAACGCCTGATTAA
- a CDS encoding squalene/phytoene synthase family protein, which translates to MKDEDNAGWLLELDETIRSEWIERISWIRLIDRLAEQELLYPEEPQFQKFLEEWNYLLNTGSLPTECTFSDILTKIKTAWFGEAAQPASIQAWDQYVRAIAHYHSADLVIATLEDYEQMLVDLGGSLFRVFPYLSDRHYQAAQHFGVLDQFYNHLRDLWEDAAQGICYLPTEILNRFGVSRAEILQQTAYQNPGYHKMMTFWLEDYLPQLRHKADQLLNANPLHPSWRILRDWSVYRYRRIELTFRHCRLDYVQFPEVYWQRVQADLPMLLAQVRSQNAVSHHPVGFSSSISTLYSQLRGWNQRLSFPSVSPQLAMLSAA; encoded by the coding sequence TTGAAAGATGAAGATAATGCAGGCTGGCTACTGGAATTAGATGAGACAATTCGCAGTGAATGGATTGAGCGTATTAGTTGGATTCGGCTGATTGATCGCCTGGCAGAACAGGAATTGCTTTACCCTGAAGAACCCCAATTTCAGAAGTTCTTGGAGGAATGGAATTATTTACTGAATACTGGTTCTTTGCCAACCGAGTGTACTTTTTCAGACATCCTTACCAAAATAAAAACCGCCTGGTTTGGTGAGGCTGCACAACCAGCCTCCATTCAGGCATGGGATCAGTATGTTCGAGCGATCGCTCACTACCATTCTGCTGATCTGGTAATTGCAACTCTGGAGGACTACGAGCAGATGTTGGTTGACTTGGGCGGTTCCCTCTTCCGGGTTTTCCCTTATCTATCGGATAGACACTATCAAGCCGCTCAACATTTTGGTGTATTAGATCAGTTTTATAATCACCTGCGGGATTTATGGGAAGATGCCGCTCAGGGAATTTGTTATCTCCCCACAGAAATCCTGAATCGGTTTGGAGTTAGTCGAGCAGAAATACTTCAGCAAACTGCCTACCAAAATCCTGGGTACCACAAAATGATGACGTTTTGGTTGGAGGATTACCTGCCTCAGTTGCGTCATAAAGCCGACCAGTTGCTGAATGCGAACCCACTTCATCCGTCCTGGCGAATTCTTCGGGATTGGTCGGTTTATCGCTACCGTCGGATTGAGTTGACCTTTCGGCACTGTCGGTTGGACTATGTTCAGTTTCCGGAAGTCTATTGGCAGCGGGTACAGGCTGATCTGCCCATGCTTTTAGCTCAGGTGCGATCGCAAAATGCGGTGAGCCACCATCCAGTTGGCTTCTCTTCTAGCATCAGTACTTTGTATAGTCAGTTGCGAGGATGGAATCAACGCCTGAGTTTTCCATCCGTCTCTCCTCAGTTAGCCATGCTGTCTGCGGCTTAG
- a CDS encoding cobalt-precorrin-8X methylmutase produces MRLPLHPILEQSFAVIDREIGEHSFTPAEYEIVRRVIHSTADFEFKHLIQFSPDAIAQAITALQAGIPIVTDVGMVKQGIASMVAQTFNNPVISAVHQVETALPGKTRTETGILECLDRYPAAIYAIGNAPTALLALCDRLPAPIQPSLVIGAPVGFISVVESKAALAATPVPQIRVEGRKGGSPVATAIVNALLVLAQEKVGEGVEG; encoded by the coding sequence ATGCGTCTTCCTCTCCATCCCATCCTGGAGCAAAGCTTTGCGGTCATCGATCGCGAAATCGGGGAGCATTCATTCACTCCAGCAGAATATGAAATCGTGCGGCGGGTGATCCACAGCACCGCCGATTTTGAATTTAAACACCTGATTCAGTTCAGCCCTGATGCGATCGCTCAGGCAATCACCGCCCTCCAGGCTGGCATACCGATCGTGACTGATGTGGGCATGGTCAAGCAGGGCATTGCCAGTATGGTAGCCCAAACCTTCAACAATCCTGTAATTAGCGCCGTGCATCAGGTGGAAACAGCCCTCCCTGGCAAAACCCGCACAGAAACTGGCATTTTGGAGTGTTTAGATCGTTATCCAGCAGCCATTTACGCCATTGGGAATGCGCCAACGGCCCTGCTGGCCCTGTGCGATCGCCTACCTGCCCCCATCCAACCTTCTCTTGTCATTGGTGCCCCCGTCGGCTTTATTTCTGTCGTCGAATCCAAGGCAGCTCTGGCTGCAACTCCCGTTCCCCAAATCCGGGTGGAAGGCCGTAAGGGAGGATCCCCCGTGGCGACGGCGATCGTCAATGCATTACTCGTGTTGGCGCAGGAGAAGGTGGGTGAAGGGGTGGAAGGCTAA
- a CDS encoding class I SAM-dependent methyltransferase has translation MIILDPHQRTKLDDTSDTLFYESPRFVTHVDDGFIQQLTDLYRERLKPNTRIFDMMSSWVSHLPDEMEFAHVEGHGLNEAELARNPRLDHYFVQNLNDNPKFPLADQSFDAVLNTVSVQYLQYPEAIFSEIHRILKPGGIAIVSFSNRMFYQKAIAAWRDGSEASRVQLVKRYFESIPGFSPPEVIARQSQVPAMLQWMGMGGDPFYAVIGTRRD, from the coding sequence ATGATTATCCTTGACCCCCATCAACGCACAAAACTGGACGATACCAGCGATACATTGTTTTACGAATCTCCCCGCTTCGTCACTCATGTTGATGATGGCTTTATTCAGCAACTGACTGATTTATACCGGGAGCGGTTGAAACCTAATACTCGAATTTTTGACATGATGAGTAGTTGGGTGTCCCATCTACCAGACGAGATGGAGTTTGCTCATGTAGAAGGGCACGGATTGAATGAAGCAGAACTGGCCCGCAATCCTCGGCTCGACCATTACTTCGTCCAGAATTTGAATGATAATCCTAAATTTCCTCTGGCGGATCAGTCCTTTGATGCAGTTTTGAACACGGTTTCGGTGCAGTATTTGCAGTATCCCGAAGCCATCTTTTCAGAAATCCACCGCATCCTGAAACCGGGTGGGATTGCGATCGTCAGCTTCTCCAATCGGATGTTTTACCAGAAGGCGATCGCAGCCTGGAGGGATGGCTCAGAAGCCAGCCGGGTGCAGTTAGTTAAGCGCTATTTCGAGTCCATACCCGGATTTAGTCCACCGGAAGTGATTGCCCGTCAGTCTCAAGTTCCTGCCATGCTGCAATGGATGGGGATGGGAGGTGATCCGTTTTATGCGGTAATTGGAACGAGGAGGGATTAG
- a CDS encoding DnaJ C-terminal domain-containing protein produces the protein MAATDFKDYYAVLGVSKSADADEIKKAYRKLARKYHPDMNPGNRQAEAKFKEVNEAYEVLSDPDKRRKYDQFGQYWKQADQARSPYGYGSTGNVDFDGFEFGRYSNFEEFINELLGRMGSDGGFRSGTQSRYRTSTGSTGFRDSAPGSTTGVGLDSEATLTLTLSEAFKGVQKRLAVGNEVIDVRIPPGAKPGSRIRVRGKGQFSPYYTSQRGDLYLTVEIAPHPFFQFEGDNLICELPISPDEAVLGAQVEVPTPDGPVTMKIPAGIRSGQSLRLRGKGWTNPKGGRGDQMVRIVIAPPKHLTSVERELYEKLRDNRSYNPRAALKDMRL, from the coding sequence ATGGCGGCGACCGATTTTAAGGACTACTATGCCGTGTTAGGAGTGAGTAAGTCGGCGGATGCAGATGAGATTAAGAAGGCTTATCGCAAGCTGGCTCGTAAGTATCACCCTGATATGAATCCTGGGAATCGTCAGGCAGAGGCCAAATTTAAAGAAGTCAACGAAGCCTACGAAGTGCTCTCTGATCCTGACAAACGCCGTAAATATGACCAATTTGGCCAGTATTGGAAACAGGCTGATCAAGCCCGATCGCCCTACGGTTATGGCTCCACAGGCAATGTGGATTTTGATGGCTTTGAGTTTGGTCGCTACAGCAACTTTGAAGAGTTCATCAATGAGCTACTAGGCCGCATGGGAAGCGACGGCGGGTTTAGAAGCGGAACCCAAAGCCGCTATCGGACTTCTACAGGGTCTACAGGCTTTCGAGATAGTGCGCCAGGAAGTACAACAGGGGTTGGTCTGGATAGTGAAGCAACCCTGACGCTGACCCTTTCAGAAGCCTTTAAGGGAGTCCAGAAGCGGCTAGCCGTGGGTAACGAAGTGATTGATGTGCGCATTCCTCCCGGAGCTAAACCGGGCAGTCGCATTCGGGTGCGTGGCAAAGGCCAGTTCAGCCCTTATTACACCTCACAACGGGGTGATTTGTACCTAACTGTAGAAATTGCGCCTCATCCCTTCTTCCAGTTTGAGGGGGATAATCTGATCTGCGAACTGCCCATCAGCCCAGATGAGGCGGTTTTAGGAGCGCAGGTGGAAGTGCCCACTCCCGATGGACCAGTCACTATGAAGATTCCGGCAGGAATTCGATCGGGGCAATCGCTTCGGTTACGTGGCAAGGGTTGGACGAATCCGAAAGGTGGACGAGGTGATCAAATGGTGCGCATCGTCATTGCCCCTCCTAAACACCTGACATCTGTGGAACGAGAACTCTACGAAAAACTGCGGGACAATCGCAGCTATAATCCACGGGCAGCGTTAAAGGACATGAGGCTTTAG
- the leuB gene encoding 3-isopropylmalate dehydrogenase, with amino-acid sequence MTQHYRITLLPGDGIGPEIMAVAVKVMQVVGQHLNLIFEFQEALIGGAAIDATGEPLPAKTLDLCKSSDAVLLAAIGGYKWDTLPRHLRPETGLLGLRAGLELFANLRPAKILPQLIDASSLKREVVEGVDIMVVRELTGGIYFGQPKGVFATETGEKRGVNTMAYTESEIDRIGRVAFETARKRRKQLCSVDKANVLEVSQLWRDRLTALASEYPDVELSHMYVDNAAMQLVRNPRQFDTIVTGNLFGDILSDEAAMLTGSIGMLPSASLGASGPGLFEPVHGSAPDIAGQDKANPLAQVLSAAMMLRYGLNQPEAADRIEQAVMKVLDEGKRTGDIMSDGMTLLGCQAMGEALVQALD; translated from the coding sequence ATGACTCAGCACTACCGCATTACCCTGCTTCCTGGCGACGGCATCGGCCCTGAAATTATGGCTGTGGCAGTAAAGGTGATGCAGGTGGTTGGCCAGCACCTGAATTTAATCTTTGAGTTTCAGGAGGCGTTGATCGGAGGCGCTGCGATCGATGCCACCGGAGAACCCCTACCTGCCAAAACACTAGACCTGTGTAAATCCAGTGATGCGGTGTTGCTGGCAGCGATCGGGGGCTACAAGTGGGATACCCTGCCGCGCCATCTCCGCCCAGAAACCGGGTTATTGGGATTACGAGCAGGATTGGAATTGTTCGCCAACTTACGACCGGCCAAAATTCTGCCTCAGTTGATCGATGCCTCCAGTCTGAAACGGGAAGTCGTAGAAGGCGTAGACATTATGGTGGTGCGCGAGTTGACCGGAGGCATTTACTTTGGTCAGCCCAAAGGGGTGTTTGCTACCGAAACTGGGGAAAAGCGGGGAGTCAACACGATGGCCTATACCGAGTCAGAAATTGATCGGATTGGGCGGGTGGCCTTTGAAACGGCCCGTAAGCGCCGCAAGCAACTGTGTTCAGTGGACAAAGCCAATGTGCTGGAAGTTTCTCAACTGTGGCGCGATCGCCTCACTGCCTTAGCCAGCGAGTATCCCGATGTGGAACTATCCCATATGTATGTGGATAACGCCGCCATGCAACTGGTACGTAATCCCAGACAATTCGACACGATCGTCACAGGCAATCTATTTGGAGATATTTTGTCCGATGAAGCCGCGATGCTGACAGGGAGTATCGGTATGTTACCGTCCGCCAGTCTGGGAGCCTCTGGCCCTGGTCTGTTTGAACCCGTGCATGGCTCTGCCCCTGATATTGCCGGACAGGATAAAGCCAACCCCTTAGCTCAAGTCCTCAGTGCCGCCATGATGCTGCGCTATGGCCTGAACCAACCGGAAGCCGCCGATCGCATCGAACAGGCTGTCATGAAGGTCTTAGATGAAGGCAAACGAACGGGCGATATTATGTCTGACGGTATGACATTACTGGGCTGTCAGGCAATGGGAGAGGCTCTCGTACAAGCTTTGGACTAG
- a CDS encoding glucose-1-phosphate adenylyltransferase, protein MKRVLAIILGGGAGTRLYPLTKLRAKPAVPLASKYRLIDIPVSNCINSEIYKIYVLTQFNSASLNRHLSRTYVFSGFNEGFVEVLAAQQTPENANWFQGTADAVRQYLTLFQEWDVDDLLILSGDHLYRMDYGDFIRRHQETNADITISVVPMDDRRASDFGLMKIDDAGRVVSFSEKPKGDALKAMRVDTTVLGLSPEEARQNPYIASMGIYVFKKDVLIKLLKENLERTDFGKEIIPTSADHYNVQAYLFSGYWEDIGTIEAFYEANMALTQQPYPPFSFYDEKAPIYTRPRYLPPTKLLDCHIKESIIAEGCILKDCSITHSVLGVRTRIESGCVIEDTMIMGADYYQSLAERSSGSDCSTDKVPLGIGKETTIRRAIIDKNAHIGCNVQIINKDRVQEAERENLGFFIRSGIVVVLKGATIPDGTVI, encoded by the coding sequence GTGAAGCGAGTATTAGCGATTATTTTAGGGGGCGGTGCTGGAACTCGCCTGTATCCACTTACTAAGCTGCGGGCCAAACCTGCGGTTCCGTTAGCCAGTAAATATCGGTTGATTGACATTCCAGTCAGCAACTGTATTAATTCAGAAATCTATAAAATCTACGTTCTCACCCAGTTCAACTCAGCTTCTTTAAACCGCCATCTATCCCGAACTTATGTTTTCTCTGGGTTCAATGAAGGGTTTGTAGAAGTCTTGGCGGCCCAACAAACGCCTGAGAATGCCAACTGGTTCCAGGGAACTGCCGATGCAGTGCGCCAGTATCTCACCCTATTTCAAGAATGGGATGTTGACGATCTCCTAATTCTGTCCGGCGATCACCTGTATCGGATGGATTACGGAGACTTCATTCGCCGCCATCAGGAAACCAACGCGGATATTACGATTTCTGTGGTGCCAATGGACGATCGCCGTGCCTCCGACTTTGGCCTGATGAAGATTGATGATGCGGGCCGGGTCGTTAGCTTCAGCGAAAAGCCCAAAGGAGATGCACTCAAAGCAATGCGAGTAGACACCACGGTTCTGGGTCTATCGCCTGAAGAAGCCAGACAAAATCCCTACATTGCTTCCATGGGCATTTATGTCTTTAAGAAGGATGTTCTGATCAAACTGCTGAAAGAGAACCTGGAACGAACGGATTTTGGCAAAGAAATTATTCCTACCTCTGCCGATCATTACAACGTTCAGGCCTATCTGTTCAGTGGCTACTGGGAAGATATCGGAACCATCGAGGCGTTTTATGAAGCGAATATGGCGCTCACTCAACAGCCCTATCCGCCCTTCAGTTTTTATGACGAAAAAGCGCCCATCTATACTCGTCCCCGCTACCTGCCCCCCACCAAATTGCTGGATTGCCATATTAAAGAGTCCATTATTGCCGAAGGCTGCATCTTAAAAGACTGCTCCATCACTCACTCAGTTTTGGGGGTACGAACCCGGATTGAGTCTGGATGTGTGATTGAAGACACCATGATTATGGGTGCAGACTATTACCAGTCCCTGGCCGAACGCTCCTCTGGGTCAGACTGCAGCACGGATAAAGTGCCTCTGGGAATTGGCAAGGAAACCACCATCCGCCGTGCCATCATCGACAAAAACGCTCATATTGGCTGCAATGTCCAGATCATCAACAAAGATCGGGTGCAAGAAGCCGAGCGAGAAAACCTGGGATTCTTCATTCGCAGCGGCATTGTCGTTGTTCTCAAAGGCGCAACTATCCCAGATGGAACCGTTATTTAG
- the psbV gene encoding photosystem II cytochrome c-550, protein MLKRYIWLVIATVFFAFQSFVGHAMAAELSAETRTVPLNDRGDSITLSLKQVKEGKRLFQYACAQCHVGGITKTDPNVGLDPEALSLATPPRNNLDALVDYMKNPTSYDGVESIAEVHPSLKSKDTFPEMRNLTEDDLVAIAGHILLQPKVVGEKWGGGKIYY, encoded by the coding sequence ATGCTCAAAAGGTACATCTGGCTTGTGATAGCCACTGTATTCTTCGCTTTTCAGTCCTTCGTTGGTCATGCAATGGCGGCTGAACTGAGTGCGGAAACCCGTACAGTTCCTCTCAACGATCGGGGAGATTCTATTACGTTGAGCTTGAAACAGGTGAAAGAAGGGAAGCGCCTGTTCCAATATGCCTGCGCTCAATGCCATGTGGGTGGAATCACCAAAACTGATCCCAACGTTGGGTTAGACCCAGAAGCGCTGTCCCTGGCCACTCCACCTCGGAATAATCTGGATGCTCTGGTGGATTATATGAAGAACCCAACCAGCTATGACGGGGTTGAATCGATCGCGGAAGTCCACCCCAGTTTGAAGAGCAAGGATACCTTCCCCGAAATGCGGAACCTGACAGAAGATGACCTGGTGGCGATCGCGGGCCATATCTTGCTGCAACCCAAAGTCGTGGGTGAAAAGTGGGGCGGCGGTAAGATTTACTACTAA
- the holA gene encoding DNA polymerase III subunit delta: MPVFFYWGNDDFAIAQAVSALHKKVLDPAWEGFNYDKISPEQPDGLVQGLNQVMTPPFGAGSRLVWFVDTILGQRCPEEVLLELERTLPGLPDTSVLLLTARSKPDSRLKSTKLLQKYAEIREFSLVPAWKTDLIVKQVRQVAQELGVKLTPGAVERVAEAVGNDTRQLYNELEKLRIFAGHSRQPLDEAAIAPLVTTTTQNALKLASAIRQGQVALALELVAELLRHNEPALVIVKTLVGQFRLWLWVKLMLEAGERDEAAIAEAAELANPKRLYFLKQEVQPLSSTALLRALPLLLELEASLKRGADELATLQTKTIELCEVCQGRG, translated from the coding sequence ATGCCTGTTTTCTTCTACTGGGGAAATGATGATTTTGCGATCGCCCAGGCTGTCAGTGCCCTCCACAAAAAGGTACTGGATCCGGCCTGGGAAGGCTTCAACTATGACAAAATTTCCCCAGAGCAGCCCGATGGCCTAGTGCAGGGCTTAAATCAGGTGATGACCCCACCCTTTGGAGCCGGAAGCCGACTCGTCTGGTTCGTGGATACGATTCTGGGTCAACGCTGCCCGGAAGAGGTGCTGCTGGAATTAGAACGAACCTTACCCGGTTTACCCGATACCAGTGTGCTGCTGCTGACGGCCCGAAGTAAACCCGATAGTCGCCTGAAATCCACCAAGCTACTGCAAAAGTATGCGGAGATCCGGGAGTTTTCACTTGTGCCAGCCTGGAAGACGGATCTGATTGTGAAACAGGTGCGCCAGGTGGCTCAGGAACTGGGGGTGAAGCTAACTCCAGGAGCAGTAGAGCGGGTGGCAGAAGCCGTGGGGAATGACACTCGGCAACTCTACAACGAACTGGAAAAGTTACGAATCTTTGCGGGACATTCTAGGCAGCCCTTGGATGAAGCCGCGATCGCCCCCCTGGTCACCACGACTACTCAGAACGCCCTCAAGTTAGCCTCAGCGATTCGGCAGGGGCAGGTTGCCCTGGCGCTGGAACTGGTTGCCGAACTTCTGCGTCACAATGAACCAGCGTTGGTAATTGTCAAAACCCTGGTCGGGCAATTTCGGCTCTGGCTGTGGGTGAAGCTGATGCTGGAAGCGGGAGAACGGGATGAAGCGGCGATCGCTGAGGCGGCAGAACTAGCGAATCCCAAACGCTTGTATTTCTTAAAGCAGGAAGTTCAACCCCTCTCTTCAACGGCTCTCTTGAGAGCTTTACCCTTACTACTGGAACTAGAAGCCAGCCTCAAGCGGGGTGCAGACGAGTTGGCAACTTTACAAACCAAGACCATTGAGTTATGTGAAGTCTGTCAGGGAAGAGGATGA